In the genome of Leptospira congkakensis, one region contains:
- a CDS encoding nitric oxide reductase activation protein NorD, translating to MEWDQFIFYQGHKLWKKIRKKLTPPNPYYGYLMELEEGRILRYLQTLKNEPTTLIFGGENISFGQNYLKFPELVHLFLSESTSKKYVRILLAYLAYLYNLEAVETKKKEDSKKINEERPITRDHFFYLFRSFLNVFPGIRSDWKEIRIERLKIRNKDLIQYQKLTSIFTQATSCISDLKHEFPTGKDFISKSDKQKVKSKESKQKLDPSDAEVLEVDEKKIEEYTLGHNFEKIETVEEFDGQWRDIDGEEDMEEEDALQELNLKHIIRTEDPVHTTRTSASGSGTTLEILDEKEIGNHFSYPEWDYKLKNYKPDYCNVVEEFPKQKDGHYTKQILEKQHSTLTLLKKKMMALLNQTRIKKRLVAGADIDLDALVDRYADIKAKISPSETIYMNPIRDISDMVLYFLVDISLSTDSWIQEKRILDVERESLLLFSECLEELKIPFGIAGFYSRTRNFNQFLHLKQLSEPWGFVRDRLGSISPIGYTRVGPALRHTSSILKQTSYKQKWIILITDARPNDYDQYEGKYGVEDVNKSVGECLLNGVQVFTLAIGTEEKPTIPSMMRNASYQMLFHPERLLDSLQEFFRRAIRV from the coding sequence TTGGAATGGGATCAGTTTATATTTTACCAGGGTCATAAACTTTGGAAAAAAATCCGAAAAAAACTCACACCACCTAATCCGTATTATGGATATCTGATGGAGTTAGAAGAAGGCCGAATCTTAAGATATTTACAAACATTAAAAAATGAACCAACCACTCTGATATTTGGTGGGGAAAATATAAGTTTTGGACAAAACTATTTGAAATTTCCGGAATTGGTTCACTTGTTTTTATCAGAATCCACTTCCAAGAAATATGTAAGGATCTTACTTGCTTATCTCGCTTATCTTTATAATCTCGAAGCAGTTGAAACAAAGAAGAAAGAAGATTCAAAAAAGATAAATGAAGAAAGGCCCATAACAAGGGATCATTTCTTTTATTTGTTTCGAAGTTTTTTAAATGTATTTCCTGGCATTCGTAGTGATTGGAAAGAAATTCGAATCGAGAGATTAAAAATTCGAAATAAAGATTTAATACAATACCAGAAACTCACTTCTATATTCACTCAAGCAACTTCATGTATCTCTGATTTAAAACATGAGTTTCCCACAGGAAAAGATTTTATATCAAAATCTGATAAACAAAAAGTAAAGTCCAAAGAATCAAAACAAAAATTGGATCCAAGTGATGCTGAAGTTTTGGAAGTTGATGAGAAAAAAATAGAAGAATATACGTTAGGCCATAATTTCGAAAAAATCGAAACTGTAGAAGAGTTTGATGGGCAATGGCGTGACATTGACGGTGAGGAGGATATGGAAGAAGAGGATGCTTTACAAGAGCTGAACTTAAAACATATCATTCGAACGGAAGATCCAGTTCATACCACTCGAACCAGTGCGTCAGGATCTGGAACAACGCTGGAAATTTTAGATGAAAAGGAAATTGGAAATCATTTTTCTTATCCAGAGTGGGATTATAAGTTAAAAAACTATAAACCAGACTACTGTAATGTTGTAGAAGAATTTCCCAAACAGAAAGACGGCCATTATACAAAACAAATATTAGAGAAACAACATTCCACTCTGACGTTGCTGAAAAAGAAGATGATGGCTCTTCTAAACCAAACTCGAATCAAAAAAAGATTGGTTGCGGGTGCTGATATTGATTTGGATGCTCTTGTGGATCGTTATGCGGACATCAAAGCAAAGATTAGTCCATCAGAAACAATTTATATGAATCCCATTCGAGATATTTCGGACATGGTATTGTATTTCCTTGTTGATATAAGTTTGTCTACAGATTCATGGATCCAAGAAAAAAGAATTTTAGATGTGGAGAGGGAAAGTTTACTCCTATTCTCTGAATGTTTGGAAGAGTTAAAAATTCCTTTTGGAATCGCTGGTTTTTATTCTAGAACTCGTAATTTTAATCAATTCCTACATTTGAAACAATTATCGGAACCTTGGGGCTTTGTCCGTGATCGTTTGGGGTCTATATCACCAATTGGATACACTCGGGTTGGCCCAGCCCTTCGCCATACAAGTTCCATACTAAAACAAACATCCTATAAACAAAAATGGATCATTCTCATCACAGACGCTCGTCCCAATGATTATGATCAGTATGAAGGGAAGTATGGGGTTGAAGATGTAAATAAATCTGTCGGTGAATGTTTGTTAAATGGAGTCCAGGTTTTTACTTTGGCAATTGGAACTGAGGAAAAACCAACAATTCCATCGATGATGAGAAATGCTAGTTATCAAATGTTGTTTCATCCCGAAAGGCTCCTCGATTCTCTCCAAGAGTTTTTTCGAAGAGCCATAAGAGTTTAA
- a CDS encoding NnrS family protein, giving the protein MKISFFRFSLWNTAFRPFFWFGSVYGILVIGFWLLVLSNAITNPIQINSIHWHSYEMVFGFSKAIVLGFLFTAVQNWTNSSILKGKNLFFLLLFWTLGRISMYPLGFLSYLSFGLDISSDLMVILLLYPKLMVPTQKHNQPIVFHYGLFTIFHLLAGFSARSVLDPEQTLLYVHLSIFVILFLILIIGGRVVPFFSGVVIPGYSFKRMPKLESAILYLPFVFYISKLLEGYFASNVSFSIDSFSFTDIILPFSFLISFSLFVTNVVRYLSWKPWKSYKKPILWILYTGYFWVCLGFLFYSLVSLGYFPISSAIHSLTIGGIGVFIYGMITRVSLGHTGRSIVASPLTVGAYIILNFAVIARVLFPLFGKYNLAYHLSGIGWILAFTLFILQYTKILFSPRPDGKPS; this is encoded by the coding sequence ATGAAGATTTCTTTCTTTCGTTTCAGTCTTTGGAACACCGCTTTTCGTCCTTTTTTTTGGTTCGGTTCCGTATATGGCATTTTAGTGATCGGATTTTGGTTACTCGTTCTTTCGAACGCAATCACCAATCCCATCCAGATAAATTCTATCCATTGGCATTCCTATGAAATGGTTTTTGGATTTTCAAAAGCGATTGTCCTCGGTTTTCTTTTTACAGCAGTCCAAAACTGGACCAACTCAAGTATCTTAAAAGGGAAAAATTTATTTTTTCTATTACTCTTTTGGACCTTGGGAAGAATCTCAATGTATCCGCTTGGATTTTTATCCTATTTATCTTTTGGTTTAGATATTAGTTCAGACCTGATGGTCATTCTCCTCCTCTATCCAAAATTGATGGTTCCAACTCAAAAACACAACCAACCAATTGTTTTTCATTATGGATTATTTACCATATTTCATTTGTTAGCTGGCTTTTCTGCACGTTCAGTTTTAGATCCAGAACAAACATTGTTATATGTTCATTTAAGTATATTTGTAATCCTCTTCCTCATTTTAATTATTGGAGGACGAGTGGTTCCATTTTTTTCTGGAGTGGTCATTCCAGGATATTCCTTCAAACGGATGCCAAAATTAGAATCAGCAATCCTATATTTACCCTTTGTTTTTTATATTTCAAAACTTTTAGAAGGATACTTCGCTTCGAATGTATCTTTTAGTATCGATTCATTCAGTTTTACTGACATTATACTTCCATTTTCTTTTTTGATTAGTTTTTCTTTGTTTGTTACGAATGTAGTTCGTTATCTTTCTTGGAAACCATGGAAATCATACAAAAAACCAATTTTATGGATTTTGTATACAGGATACTTTTGGGTTTGTTTGGGATTTTTATTTTATAGTTTGGTTTCTCTCGGATACTTTCCTATATCTTCTGCGATACACAGTCTGACTATTGGTGGCATTGGAGTTTTTATTTATGGTATGATCACTCGAGTAAGTTTAGGACATACAGGAAGAAGTATTGTAGCGTCACCACTCACAGTAGGTGCCTATATCATTTTGAATTTTGCGGTAATCGCCAGAGTTCTCTTCCCTTTATTCGGAAAGTATAATTTAGCTTATCATCTCTCTGGAATCGGCTGGATTCTCGCGTTTACTTTATTCATCCTACAATACACAAAGATTTTATTCAGCCCAAGACCAGATGGGAAACCATCATAA
- a CDS encoding Crp/Fnr family transcriptional regulator translates to MIIKYLTQPNPESLMKAFEGCQELTFSKDEFLFHGGDTVAYMDLLVTGDLQVFKYDGNMNEVTLTFFRPVSIIAEWAVIQGIPYPASGRFTKKSTILRMPLTEVQSRIHKNIELNHILMHSLMTKIDTLNLAINRGLTMDAMQRVAHFLFYGTPDSLQLKQTQMASLLYLRPETFSRILKQLKDQGLVDTQKGEISILDKEGLLKILA, encoded by the coding sequence ATGATCATCAAGTATCTAACACAACCTAATCCGGAATCCTTAATGAAGGCCTTTGAGGGTTGCCAAGAACTAACCTTTTCAAAGGATGAGTTTTTATTCCATGGCGGGGATACTGTAGCTTATATGGACTTACTTGTTACCGGGGATTTACAAGTATTCAAATACGACGGCAACATGAATGAAGTCACCTTAACTTTTTTTCGTCCAGTAAGTATCATTGCAGAATGGGCTGTAATCCAAGGAATTCCCTATCCTGCTTCTGGAAGATTTACTAAAAAAAGTACAATCTTAAGAATGCCTCTCACGGAGGTACAAAGTCGAATTCATAAAAACATTGAACTGAATCATATTCTTATGCATTCATTGATGACCAAAATCGATACATTAAACTTAGCAATCAATCGTGGCCTAACAATGGATGCGATGCAAAGAGTAGCGCATTTTTTATTTTATGGAACACCTGATTCTTTACAGTTGAAACAGACTCAAATGGCTTCCCTTCTTTATTTAAGACCGGAAACATTCTCAAGAATTCTGAAACAACTAAAAGACCAAGGTCTTGTTGATACCCAAAAAGGAGAAATCAGCATTTTAGATAAAGAAGGTTTACTTAAAATTTTAGCTTAG
- a CDS encoding 7TM-DISM domain-containing protein has protein sequence MKSFSFYKLLILSFILLASNCSRSTDENTIVLRLDGDDWGIYFNDNADILSNEFNANNLDITTVPSNFRNLNKSYRGAIWIRKSFEITTEQHQKSLALQLGKIYQSDEVFINGVLIGKNNSAFGKDPDEFAFGRPRIYPIPHDLLLEGDNVLIVRIDSSLSTSAGVITGPIRIVTYEEALNGNLYDSLVELIFVGFYLFIALFFFINYFNLRDKKEYLSFSILALIFSAYELSKNEVRFFLISEFAILKFIEYSFLLILPYSFIKFIQDFFELKPFKFQRLYLLMQFFFIAVFAIIQNPVFWYNFIGYWDIHLLAVIGYAIYVTFNKFRDQTRGSTIHLLALVYLLYSILKEILIERGYLNSPSSLETSFLVYLILMTLALRFQFLIMKRKLQNRYERLKEADSLREKIFYYMDAMISGPLKSMKEKLIIFRESTQKTKDKNLVKEVIEVQSSIDNVMDDIIELSRLEVLKEVPVKEQVNFISFINEVIPEDDITYSIKVNPETEIHNSLDLINSVVVRLVDFPPFKEFNHNDLIITQDLRGNIHFRFLLFHSNPKVSQRLFSDLVENYNALTPVKVKWAIILEIVRLLGAKIDFKIIKKKYLKIDLGISAIVPVSELQPIKESQNILKNSSGKPQKEDWKVTLKRYWKFLKETEIKIPNFKKKK, from the coding sequence ATGAAATCCTTTAGTTTTTATAAATTATTAATTCTTAGTTTCATTTTACTTGCTTCTAATTGTTCTCGCTCCACAGATGAAAACACTATTGTACTTCGTTTGGATGGAGACGACTGGGGAATTTATTTTAATGATAATGCAGACATTCTTAGTAATGAGTTTAACGCTAACAACTTAGATATCACTACGGTCCCTAGTAATTTCCGCAACTTAAACAAATCCTATCGTGGTGCTATCTGGATTCGTAAAAGTTTTGAAATCACAACTGAACAACACCAAAAATCTCTGGCTTTACAACTTGGAAAAATTTATCAATCAGATGAAGTATTTATCAATGGAGTTCTCATCGGGAAAAATAATTCTGCTTTTGGAAAAGATCCAGATGAGTTTGCTTTTGGTAGACCTAGAATTTATCCGATTCCACATGATTTATTATTAGAAGGAGACAACGTTTTAATTGTAAGAATTGATTCTTCACTATCCACTTCTGCCGGAGTCATTACTGGTCCCATTCGTATTGTCACCTATGAAGAAGCATTAAATGGAAATCTTTACGATTCACTAGTAGAACTTATCTTTGTTGGTTTTTATCTTTTTATCGCATTATTTTTCTTTATCAACTATTTCAATTTACGTGATAAAAAAGAATATCTTAGCTTTAGTATCTTAGCTCTAATTTTTTCTGCTTATGAGTTATCAAAAAATGAAGTTCGATTTTTTTTGATAAGTGAGTTTGCAATATTAAAATTCATAGAGTATTCGTTTTTATTAATTTTACCCTATAGTTTTATAAAGTTCATCCAAGACTTTTTTGAATTAAAACCTTTCAAATTTCAAAGATTGTATTTGTTAATGCAGTTTTTCTTTATCGCAGTTTTTGCCATCATTCAAAATCCAGTTTTTTGGTATAACTTCATCGGATATTGGGACATCCACTTACTTGCTGTGATTGGTTATGCAATTTATGTTACCTTTAACAAGTTCCGAGACCAAACTCGCGGTTCCACCATCCACCTCCTTGCACTTGTTTACTTACTTTATTCGATACTAAAAGAGATTTTAATTGAAAGAGGATATCTCAACTCACCATCTTCCTTAGAAACAAGTTTCTTAGTGTATTTGATTCTGATGACTCTTGCTTTACGTTTTCAGTTTTTGATTATGAAACGAAAACTTCAAAATCGTTATGAAAGACTGAAGGAAGCAGATTCCCTTCGAGAAAAGATTTTTTATTATATGGATGCAATGATTTCAGGACCTCTGAAATCCATGAAAGAAAAATTAATAATATTTCGTGAATCAACTCAGAAAACAAAAGATAAAAACTTAGTAAAAGAAGTGATCGAAGTACAATCCTCCATCGACAATGTGATGGATGATATCATTGAACTTTCAAGGTTAGAAGTATTAAAAGAAGTTCCCGTCAAAGAACAAGTTAACTTTATCTCATTTATTAACGAAGTGATTCCTGAAGATGATATCACTTATTCTATCAAAGTAAATCCTGAAACCGAAATCCATAATAGTTTGGATTTAATTAACTCTGTTGTTGTAAGGTTGGTTGATTTTCCGCCATTCAAAGAATTCAATCATAATGATTTGATCATCACTCAAGATTTGAGAGGGAATATTCACTTTCGGTTTTTATTATTCCATAGCAATCCAAAGGTTTCGCAAAGATTGTTTAGTGATTTAGTTGAAAACTACAACGCACTAACTCCCGTAAAAGTTAAATGGGCAATCATTCTGGAGATTGTGCGTTTGTTAGGTGCAAAAATCGATTTCAAAATCATTAAAAAGAAATACTTAAAAATCGATTTAGGAATTTCTGCAATTGTTCCTGTATCTGAGTTACAACCAATCAAGGAATCACAAAACATTTTAAAAAATTCTTCAGGCAAACCACAAAAAGAAGATTGGAAAGTGACTCTAAAACGTTATTGGAAATTTTTAAAAGAAACGGAAATTAAGATCCCTAATTTCAAAAAGAAAAAATAA
- a CDS encoding sensor histidine kinase, translated as MISKIRIYQLVFGFAFVLFPAIIGLAADPCGNMITSFEKPVVLKTDWLFRKGDNLDWRDETVEESFWVKRSVPDYGISKTENLTGYHWYRCSFYLPENYTTPVEPIAIQLGRIRDIDEFYLNGTLIDKTGTVLPRLEVDFQKIRIYSLPTHLLKPGLNVMAIRIYAATNLNGLKEAPTIAKERLLREAAFSKEAFAMVCGYVFIFMGIYFLVGSIVRGRAGENFFFALFSIFMGIYVLIRTQHRDILFESFTWSYVAELLVLICLPVFFINFMHQYLKIKRNVVLLVYEVFLFVLFVITLFFRTPKTWILVIALFNYVLPVAMGLVIYLFVKNGKANIAKVKFILIGIASLLPTILIDSLSALEIISMPGTLYIGFLIFLVMISIQLSNDIVLGLENFIEQEKELIQMERVKTGFLINLSSEFKSGMEKIKKTIDNISTNSGKITSKEPTKLTTKSAAKKKTKTKSNSKQDLDPVKQAEDHISYMSYMVEEAMLLRKLEEKTYIPFYESFSVAELLRNCVSSVENHLEQYRKNISIEIKPSDLEIYFPKELLFCILRNLVENAYQYTDPKTDISIEFFNRDGFHQLIVMDEGMGLSQLEMETIFQKFVRGYRDKKNEIPGAGIGLTLVEVTTKFLGGTVSLKSSEGMGAKFTIRIPEKPKK; from the coding sequence ATGATTTCGAAAATCCGTATCTACCAACTCGTATTCGGGTTCGCATTTGTTTTGTTTCCAGCTATTATCGGTTTGGCGGCAGATCCATGCGGAAACATGATCACTTCCTTCGAAAAACCAGTCGTTTTAAAAACAGATTGGTTATTTCGTAAGGGAGATAATTTAGACTGGAGAGATGAAACCGTTGAAGAATCTTTCTGGGTCAAACGTTCTGTACCGGATTACGGAATTTCAAAAACAGAAAACCTAACAGGATACCATTGGTATAGGTGTTCTTTCTATTTACCCGAAAATTACACAACACCTGTAGAACCAATCGCCATCCAACTAGGTCGGATCAGAGACATTGATGAGTTTTATTTAAACGGAACCTTAATCGATAAAACGGGAACTGTTCTGCCACGATTGGAAGTGGATTTTCAGAAAATAAGAATTTATTCCCTACCCACTCACCTTTTAAAACCAGGCCTTAATGTGATGGCGATTCGCATTTATGCAGCAACAAACCTAAATGGTCTCAAAGAAGCACCTACTATTGCCAAAGAACGTTTGTTACGTGAAGCAGCATTCTCCAAAGAAGCATTCGCCATGGTTTGTGGTTATGTGTTTATCTTTATGGGGATTTACTTTTTAGTTGGTTCCATTGTTCGCGGACGTGCAGGCGAAAATTTTTTCTTTGCACTCTTTTCCATTTTTATGGGAATTTATGTTTTGATTCGAACGCAACATAGAGATATTTTATTTGAAAGTTTTACTTGGTCTTATGTTGCCGAACTGTTAGTCCTCATTTGTTTACCAGTATTTTTTATCAATTTCATGCACCAGTATTTAAAGATAAAACGTAATGTCGTTTTGTTGGTATATGAAGTATTCCTGTTTGTTTTATTCGTAATTACTTTATTTTTTAGAACACCTAAAACGTGGATTTTGGTTATAGCCCTTTTCAATTACGTTTTACCAGTAGCGATGGGCCTTGTGATTTATCTGTTTGTCAAAAACGGAAAGGCAAATATAGCAAAGGTAAAATTCATTTTAATAGGGATTGCATCTTTATTACCTACCATTCTTATCGATAGTCTCTCTGCATTAGAAATCATATCTATGCCAGGAACTTTGTATATAGGATTCCTTATTTTTCTTGTGATGATTTCCATCCAACTTTCAAACGATATTGTTCTGGGTTTAGAAAACTTTATCGAACAAGAAAAAGAATTAATCCAAATGGAACGAGTTAAAACAGGTTTTTTGATTAATTTGTCTTCTGAGTTTAAATCAGGGATGGAAAAAATCAAAAAAACCATAGACAATATTTCGACAAACAGTGGAAAAATTACTTCCAAAGAACCAACAAAATTAACCACAAAGTCTGCTGCAAAAAAGAAAACAAAGACCAAATCAAATTCCAAACAAGATTTAGATCCGGTCAAACAAGCGGAAGATCATATCTCTTATATGAGTTATATGGTAGAAGAGGCTATGCTTCTACGCAAACTAGAAGAAAAAACGTACATTCCTTTTTATGAATCTTTTTCCGTTGCGGAACTACTCAGAAACTGTGTTTCAAGTGTAGAAAACCATCTGGAACAATATAGAAAAAACATTTCTATCGAAATAAAACCGAGTGATTTAGAAATTTATTTCCCCAAAGAACTTTTGTTTTGTATTCTAAGGAATCTTGTGGAAAACGCATACCAATACACAGATCCCAAAACAGATATTAGCATCGAGTTTTTTAATCGTGATGGGTTTCACCAACTCATTGTTATGGATGAAGGAATGGGCCTTAGCCAATTGGAAATGGAAACCATTTTCCAAAAATTCGTTCGAGGGTATCGCGACAAAAAAAATGAGATCCCTGGAGCTGGAATTGGTCTTACGTTGGTGGAAGTTACCACAAAGTTTTTAGGTGGAACAGTAAGTTTAAAATCAAGCGAAGGTATGGGAGCCAAATTCACAATTCGTATCCCGGAGAAACCTAAAAAATGA
- the fliH gene encoding flagellar assembly protein FliH gives MAKLVFKPIQIADLQEEVEIQLPDKYKKFHKTDEQEDFEIDQEGNIIEQYQGPSIEEIEAELQRYRQETEEQVRQLLEDAKKQAKAIEEEGRTKAFQMVQDSKEKIKLEEDSGRAKAEQILDRAKMEVERMIKEAEMKQAEIEHEAYQKGYDAGREVGFKKGQGEVRRLIDRLGTIIGKAIDIREEMIAASEKQMVEMILVIARKVIKDEIIERKEIVLNNIREAMKRIKDRDRIDIRVNFADLELTTAHKDELIKLMESLRKVNIYEDSRVDRGGVIIETDVGAIDARISTQLKEIEEAIRNVEPI, from the coding sequence ATGGCAAAACTCGTTTTTAAACCCATTCAAATTGCCGACTTACAAGAAGAAGTTGAGATTCAACTTCCTGATAAGTACAAAAAATTTCATAAAACCGACGAACAAGAAGACTTCGAGATAGACCAAGAGGGAAATATCATCGAACAATACCAAGGTCCATCGATTGAAGAGATCGAAGCGGAACTTCAAAGGTATCGCCAAGAAACAGAAGAGCAAGTTCGTCAATTATTAGAAGACGCAAAAAAACAAGCCAAAGCCATTGAAGAAGAAGGTAGAACCAAAGCCTTCCAAATGGTTCAAGACTCCAAAGAAAAAATCAAATTAGAAGAAGACTCCGGCCGTGCCAAAGCGGAACAAATCTTAGATCGTGCTAAGATGGAAGTCGAACGTATGATCAAAGAAGCCGAAATGAAACAGGCTGAGATCGAACACGAGGCATATCAAAAGGGTTATGATGCTGGTCGAGAAGTTGGATTCAAAAAAGGCCAAGGGGAAGTTAGGCGACTCATTGACCGACTAGGAACTATCATTGGTAAGGCGATTGATATTCGTGAAGAAATGATTGCTGCCTCCGAAAAACAAATGGTAGAGATGATTCTTGTCATCGCAAGAAAAGTAATCAAAGACGAAATCATCGAACGTAAAGAAATTGTATTAAACAACATTCGAGAAGCAATGAAACGAATCAAAGACCGTGATAGGATTGATATTCGTGTTAACTTTGCTGACTTGGAACTTACTACGGCACACAAAGACGAACTTATCAAACTTATGGAATCACTTCGTAAGGTCAATATTTACGAAGATTCTCGAGTGGATCGTGGTGGTGTTATCATCGAAACAGACGTGGGAGCTATCGACGCAAGGATTTCTACTCAGCTCAAAGAAATCGAAGAGGCTATTCGAAACGTCGAACCGATATGA
- a CDS encoding FliG C-terminal domain-containing protein produces MKTPSGPNKAALAYQILGRYLPDEVFAHLSDSEIESLLLKVEANPSPTKGQEKDILLSFTKFLQKKGNQPGRGSYNLKDEYTNHGYSAKTPGANFSGNSGPTGKVPRRDESTNHAYPPKNGGEIEPTFGKAPLGGGYANSDDYARNSGGANGKYTNSEYPETNELYSLLEEILKEEDSKRVGPIWSELPSYSLEMLRNLTVDESAETVARVLSFSDPEAASEVLAEYPESHREEVILALSEIDYHSDQERDKLDRFLRFKLELIQKKMPVSKVRSRKAKTAGEILTRLPFLPSQNLIERIQKKSPEYAETIVEHYFRLEDLLHLGRTSLTRFFSEIHPLVIACALKGVETDFRDQVYSNLESWLVKEIKIEWDSLGPVSLAEIEEAQKGILDRLREAMDEGKVKLWRLK; encoded by the coding sequence ATGAAAACCCCATCCGGTCCGAATAAAGCTGCCCTTGCCTACCAAATTTTAGGCCGCTATTTACCGGATGAAGTGTTCGCCCATTTGAGTGATTCCGAAATCGAATCCCTTCTCTTGAAAGTGGAAGCCAATCCATCCCCGACCAAAGGGCAAGAAAAAGACATCCTCCTCTCCTTTACAAAATTCCTCCAAAAAAAAGGTAACCAACCTGGTCGTGGCAGTTACAATTTGAAGGATGAATATACGAATCACGGATATTCTGCAAAAACTCCGGGTGCAAATTTCAGCGGCAACAGCGGCCCTACCGGCAAAGTTCCAAGACGCGACGAATCTACGAATCACGCATATCCACCCAAAAACGGGGGAGAAATCGAGCCTACTTTCGGGAAAGCACCACTCGGGGGCGGTTATGCGAATAGCGATGATTATGCCCGAAATTCTGGAGGAGCAAACGGGAAATATACGAATAGCGAATACCCAGAAACGAACGAATTGTATTCGCTACTCGAAGAAATATTAAAAGAGGAAGATTCCAAACGGGTAGGCCCCATTTGGTCAGAACTTCCTAGTTATTCCTTGGAAATGCTCCGAAACCTGACTGTGGACGAATCTGCAGAAACCGTGGCTCGAGTTTTGAGTTTTTCTGATCCAGAAGCTGCCTCGGAAGTTTTGGCCGAATATCCGGAAAGTCACAGGGAAGAGGTCATTTTGGCACTTTCGGAAATTGACTACCATTCGGACCAAGAAAGGGACAAGTTGGATCGTTTCCTTCGCTTCAAATTGGAGCTCATCCAGAAAAAAATGCCGGTTTCGAAGGTCCGCAGCCGGAAAGCCAAAACAGCAGGTGAAATTCTCACTAGACTTCCTTTTTTGCCATCTCAAAATTTAATTGAACGAATTCAGAAAAAAAGCCCAGAATATGCCGAAACTATAGTAGAACACTACTTTCGTTTGGAAGACCTCCTTCATTTAGGAAGGACGAGCCTCACTCGATTTTTTTCTGAGATCCATCCTCTTGTCATTGCTTGCGCATTGAAAGGAGTAGAGACGGATTTTCGCGACCAAGTATATTCCAATTTGGAATCTTGGCTTGTGAAAGAAATAAAGATCGAATGGGATTCGTTAGGTCCAGTTTCTTTAGCAGAAATCGAAGAAGCCCAAAAGGGAATCTTGGATCGACTGCGTGAAGCGATGGATGAAGGCAAAGTGAAACTCTGGAGATTGAAGTAA